A genomic window from Gambusia affinis linkage group LG16, SWU_Gaff_1.0, whole genome shotgun sequence includes:
- the ddo gene encoding D-aspartate oxidase isoform X2, whose protein sequence is MTDRELKRFPDHKFGQAFTTVKCECSSYLPWLEERFRKAGGRVEQRRVSSLQELGDGFDLIVNCSGLGSRALVGDAGVYPVRGQVLKVEAPWLTHFIRDGDGKTYIYPGVHSVTIGGTRQEGDWRLHVDGGDTASILERCGRLEPSLKKAKVLAEWVGLRPSRRNPRVEREKVLLQGRGVPVVHNYGHGGWGVTIAWGTALDALGLVRQSLKEMPQAKL, encoded by the exons ATGACTGACCGTGAACTGAAACGTTTTCCGGACCACAAGTTCGGACAAGCGTTCACTACTGTAAAATGTGAATGCTCCAGCTACCTCCCTTGGCTTGAGGAAAG GTTTAGAAAAGCTGGAGGCCGGGTGGAGCAGAGGAGAGTCAGCAGTCTCCAGGAGTTAGGCGACGGTTTTGACCTCATCGTCAACTGCTCCGGTCTCGGCTCCAGAGCGCTGGTGGGAGACGCAGGGGTGTACCCGGTCAGGGGCCAGGTCCTCAAGGTGGAGGCCCCCTGGTTGACGCACTTCATCAGGGACGGGGACGGGAAGACCTACATCTACCCCGGCGTCCACAGCGTCACCATAGGCGGGACGAGACAGGAGGGAGACTGGCGCCTCCATGTGGACGGAGGAGACACCGCCAGCATCCTGGAGCGCTGCGGCAGGCTGGAGCCGTCCCTGAAGAAAGCGAAGGTTCTGGCCGAGTGGGTCGGGTTGAGGCCAAGCAGGAGGAACCCCAGGGTGGAGAGGGAGAAGGTGCTCCTGCAGGGCCGCGGCGTGCCGGTCGTTCACAACTACGGCCACGGGGGCTGGGGGGTCACCATCGCCTGGGGTACGGCTTTGGACGCCCTGGGGCTGGTCAGACAGAGCCTGAAAGAAATGCCTCAGGCTAAGCTGTAG
- the ddo gene encoding D-aspartate oxidase isoform X1, translated as MTGDRVVVVGAGVVGLSTAVCIAESLPLCSVTLLAEKFSPDTTSDGAAGIAFAAPFPDIPLGRQRRWFKDSFDHLLAIAQSQHSPDAGVILSSGWQIFKEVPATKEPYWSDLVIGFRAMTDRELKRFPDHKFGQAFTTVKCECSSYLPWLEERFRKAGGRVEQRRVSSLQELGDGFDLIVNCSGLGSRALVGDAGVYPVRGQVLKVEAPWLTHFIRDGDGKTYIYPGVHSVTIGGTRQEGDWRLHVDGGDTASILERCGRLEPSLKKAKVLAEWVGLRPSRRNPRVEREKVLLQGRGVPVVHNYGHGGWGVTIAWGTALDALGLVRQSLKEMPQAKL; from the exons ATGACAGGAGACCGGGTGGTCGTGGTGGGGGCCGGGGTGGTCGGGCTCTCCACCGCCGTCTGCATCGCGGAGTCGCTGCCTCTCTGCTCAGTGACGCTGCTGGCGGAGAAGTTCAGCCCGGACACCACCAGTGACGGAGCTGCCGGCATCGCGTTTGCTGCTCCATTTCCTG atATTCCTCTGGGAAGACAACGGCGCTGGTTCAAGGACAGCTTTGACCACCTTCTGGCTATCGCACAATCTCAGCACTCTCCGGATGCTGGCGTAATACTCAGCTCTGG CTGGCAGATTTTTAAGGAGGTCCCAGCCACCAAGGAGCCATACTGGTCAGACTTAGTGATTGGCTTCAGAGCCATGACTGACCGTGAACTGAAACGTTTTCCGGACCACAAGTTCGGACAAGCGTTCACTACTGTAAAATGTGAATGCTCCAGCTACCTCCCTTGGCTTGAGGAAAG GTTTAGAAAAGCTGGAGGCCGGGTGGAGCAGAGGAGAGTCAGCAGTCTCCAGGAGTTAGGCGACGGTTTTGACCTCATCGTCAACTGCTCCGGTCTCGGCTCCAGAGCGCTGGTGGGAGACGCAGGGGTGTACCCGGTCAGGGGCCAGGTCCTCAAGGTGGAGGCCCCCTGGTTGACGCACTTCATCAGGGACGGGGACGGGAAGACCTACATCTACCCCGGCGTCCACAGCGTCACCATAGGCGGGACGAGACAGGAGGGAGACTGGCGCCTCCATGTGGACGGAGGAGACACCGCCAGCATCCTGGAGCGCTGCGGCAGGCTGGAGCCGTCCCTGAAGAAAGCGAAGGTTCTGGCCGAGTGGGTCGGGTTGAGGCCAAGCAGGAGGAACCCCAGGGTGGAGAGGGAGAAGGTGCTCCTGCAGGGCCGCGGCGTGCCGGTCGTTCACAACTACGGCCACGGGGGCTGGGGGGTCACCATCGCCTGGGGTACGGCTTTGGACGCCCTGGGGCTGGTCAGACAGAGCCTGAAAGAAATGCCTCAGGCTAAGCTGTAG